The following are encoded together in the Capsulimonas corticalis genome:
- a CDS encoding DoxX family protein, which translates to MNETTLKKIARVLLGGSLIFTGLGHLTFAREEFQAQVPDWVPLGKDDTVVASGVVEIALGGALVLTNEKLQGALGKVAAALFAVVLPGNISQYTHRRDAFGLNTDTKRFVRLFFQPVLIYWALKSTEKVKSTEK; encoded by the coding sequence ATGAACGAAACAACTCTCAAAAAGATCGCCCGCGTTCTGCTGGGCGGCTCTCTGATCTTTACCGGCCTCGGCCACCTGACGTTCGCGCGCGAGGAGTTCCAGGCGCAGGTACCCGACTGGGTTCCGCTCGGCAAGGACGACACCGTGGTTGCCTCCGGCGTCGTCGAGATCGCGCTGGGCGGCGCTCTGGTCCTGACCAACGAGAAACTGCAAGGGGCGCTGGGGAAGGTGGCGGCGGCGCTCTTCGCCGTCGTCCTGCCCGGCAACATCTCGCAGTACACCCACCGGCGAGACGCATTCGGATTAAACACGGACACAAAGCGTTTCGTGCGACTGTTCTTCCAGCCGGTTCTGATCTACTGGGCGCTGAAGAGCACGGAAAAAGTGAAGAGCACGGAAAAGTGA
- a CDS encoding type IV secretory system conjugative DNA transfer family protein, translating to MLNQWIQSLLSSAINRDLRRREERARAASPPSAVIPVLAPGGLVLGHEFSDEEPQAGAPVTLSPEQRRRHVYVLGATGTGKSNLLLRLIESDIAAGRSFCVVDLRGDLVDRILPRLSAAGDAEHWRERLLLIDLRHEEDVVGFNPLVGPGDAYGRAFHVLEVLRQQSDSWGVQLEETLRNCLIALAETGGTLLEIEMMLCNASFRAATLAKVQDRYVQSFFQRFDQLSAEQRLGWSMPVLNKVTPLLAIPRLRRFFGGAHTVSLQKTLDRRSGQVILVSLAVDRLHQAAYLVGGLLVSAIQNAIMARVDLAEGDRIPVNLYVDEFETMASEQFETFIAEGRRFGLGLCLSHQNLSQMPTRLREVLLNNAHTQIYFQTGAGDAAQLAREVSLDLRRDALQRLLTQQRTGEALIVQRGDRSRRIRVALSQDPAVSPALLAGLRQASWQAYGRTREEVEKELEQRRVTFERPAEPAPDAKKSAEALKPKDQTKEEDYEVRHRPRRGKPGQDKK from the coding sequence ATGCTCAATCAATGGATTCAATCTCTGCTCTCTTCCGCAATAAACCGAGACCTGCGGCGGCGGGAGGAGCGAGCGCGGGCGGCGTCACCGCCAAGCGCGGTTATACCCGTCTTAGCGCCGGGTGGCTTGGTGCTCGGCCATGAGTTTTCGGACGAGGAGCCGCAAGCAGGAGCGCCCGTCACGCTTTCGCCCGAGCAGAGGCGGCGCCACGTCTACGTTCTGGGCGCAACCGGCACGGGCAAGTCTAACCTCCTGCTGCGGCTGATCGAGTCGGACATCGCCGCCGGGCGCTCGTTCTGCGTCGTGGACCTGCGCGGCGACCTGGTGGACCGGATTCTGCCCCGCTTATCCGCAGCGGGCGACGCGGAGCACTGGCGGGAGAGGCTGCTGCTGATCGACCTGCGGCATGAGGAGGATGTCGTCGGGTTCAACCCGCTGGTGGGTCCGGGGGATGCGTATGGACGGGCCTTTCATGTTCTGGAGGTGCTCCGTCAGCAGTCGGACAGCTGGGGCGTCCAGCTGGAAGAGACGCTGCGCAACTGTCTGATCGCGCTGGCCGAGACGGGCGGCACGCTTCTGGAAATCGAGATGATGCTCTGCAACGCCTCGTTCCGGGCGGCGACTCTGGCAAAAGTTCAGGATCGGTACGTCCAATCGTTCTTCCAGCGCTTCGACCAGCTATCCGCCGAGCAGAGGCTCGGCTGGAGCATGCCCGTCCTCAACAAGGTGACGCCGCTGCTGGCGATCCCGCGCCTGCGCCGCTTCTTCGGAGGCGCTCACACCGTATCGCTCCAGAAGACGCTGGACCGTCGGTCGGGACAGGTGATCCTGGTCTCTCTCGCGGTGGACCGGCTGCACCAGGCAGCCTACCTCGTGGGCGGCCTTCTGGTCAGCGCCATCCAGAACGCCATCATGGCGCGCGTGGATCTTGCCGAGGGCGACCGTATTCCCGTGAACCTGTATGTGGACGAGTTCGAGACCATGGCGTCGGAGCAGTTCGAGACGTTCATTGCCGAGGGGCGCCGTTTTGGCCTGGGGCTCTGCCTCTCGCACCAGAACCTCAGCCAGATGCCGACGCGGCTGCGCGAAGTGCTGCTGAACAACGCGCACACGCAGATCTACTTCCAGACGGGAGCCGGCGACGCGGCTCAGCTGGCGCGTGAGGTTTCGCTCGACTTGCGGCGCGATGCGCTCCAGCGCCTCCTGACGCAGCAGCGAACCGGCGAGGCGCTGATCGTCCAGCGCGGCGATCGGTCCCGGCGTATCCGCGTCGCTCTCTCTCAGGATCCGGCTGTCTCCCCTGCCCTACTTGCCGGTCTGCGTCAGGCGTCATGGCAAGCTTATGGGCGAACGCGGGAGGAAGTCGAAAAGGAGTTGGAGCAGCGGCGCGTCACGTTTGAGCGCCCGGCTGAGCCAGCGCCTGACGCAAAAAAGAGCGCCGAAGCGCTCAAACCAAAAGACCAGACAAAGGAGGAGGACTATGAAGTACGCCATCGGCCGCGCCGGGGAAAGCCCGGACAGGACAAAAAGTAG